GTCCCTATGGAATGACTTACTTCAAAAAACCAGTGGGGCGTGCTTCTGATGGAAGGCTCATTGTTGATTTTCTCGGTAATGGACCTATTGTTATAGCATTTTGAgttgcatgttttttatttttaacttatctaTTAGAGCTTAATAGACATCTATTCTTAATGTAAACTTTATTAGTTTAATTATGCTCTGTTAACATAAAAAGTAGTATTACGCCACAAACTAATCAATCATAAAGTCtggtaaaagttaataaatttatgtgataatttatgattaaatcacAGTGTAAAAATTCTTTACATCATTTGTGTATGAACTATTTGAAGTTTATGCTCAcaatttaattagaaatcattGTTGTTACGACTTTTAAGATGATTCAGCAAACTTATGGTACATAATAACAATTGaataaaatgtaaagatcctTCAGCTTGTCATAGATATATTATTGattctattaaatatttgatatgttatttttgtgttgAACATGCAGCTCAGGGTCTTGGATTGCCATATTTGAGCCCATATCTGCAGTCAATTGGATCGGACTATACTCATGGGGTTAACTTTGCATCTTCGGCCTCCACTGTGATTCCGCCCACAACTTCCTTCTTTGTCAGTGGGCTAAGTCCATTTTCCCTCTCTGTTCAACTCAGGCAAATGGAGCAATTCAAAGCCAAAGTTGATGAATTTCATCAACCAGGTACACAAAAAATGTTACTAGAAacttgaatttgtttttataataataataataataataataataataataataatgtactcACCTACATCTACATGTCTTACACAGGAACAAGGATATCATCTGGAACGAAAATTCCTTCACCGGATATATTTGGAAAGGCCCTTTACACATTCTATATTGGCCAAAATGATTTCACTTCCAAAATAGCAGCCACTGGTGGTATTGATGCAGTGAGGGGCACCCTTCCTCACATCGTTTTACAAATTAATGCTGCTATCAAGGTTTGACTATATCAAGCATGTTATGTAATCATATTTTAGACGATTTTTGACTTTTCGTGGTATATTCATTCATTCAGGTTGGCACATTATTAACATATGAGAGGTCAAATTATGTATGACATGTCAGACTATTTTAATGATGCATTTTTAATACTAGTACAAGAAAGTTTCACACCATTAGAATagtaattcaaaaaattaagcatgatttatttatttatttccaatttttgtTCTAATGCAATTTCTCTTTTTAGGAGCTATATGCACAAGGGGGGCGTAGATTTATGGTATTCAATCTTGGTCCTGTGGGATGCTATCCTGGATACTTGGTGGAGCTTCCTCATGCTACTTCTgactatgatgagtttggatGCATGGCTTCTTACAACAATGCTGTAAATGATTATAACAAACTGTTGAAATATACATTGAGTCTAACCAGAGAAAGTTTAGTAGATGCTTCCCTTATTTACGTGGACACCAACTCTGCTCTCTTGGAGCTCTTTCACCACCCCACATTTTATGGTACAAGCACCTTCCCTTGGCTTGTTTAGTTTAGCAATGATCTTATGAATGCTCCTTATGAATTACTGTCATACACATACACCCTTTTAGCCATTATTCACCAAAAATATTAGCACTCTTACAGGATTGTCTAAAGTAATCTTAATTGTTGACGAGAAAATTAACAATTGATATTTCGATACATTTATGTTTTGTCATACATGTACGCGTGACGGTTGATTTTCTCATAAATGATTGAAATTACTTATACATGATTGTGATTATGCACGAAATCAATTATATTACCAAGTGCCATATGCTGCAAGTGCTATTGTTAATTATTATGAACTTGATATTTATATACCAACCATACTGATTCCACATGCGTAGTGCTGATTTCTGgtttcaatttgttttcttgGAGCAGGACTAAAGTATAGTACCAGAACATGTTGTGGGTATGGAGGCGGTGTGTACAACTTTAACCCTAAAATTTTGTGTGGCCATATGCTAGCAAGTGCTTGTGATGAACCCCACAGCTATGTGAGCTGGGATGGCATCCATTTCACGGAAGCAGCGAACAAGATTGTTGCACATGCCATTCTAAATGGTTCTCTTTTTGATCCCCCTTTCCCTCTTCATGAACATTGTGATCTCCAACCTATTGGTTGATCCAATGCTTGCGGCTAGGGAGGGGTCTTTCTTCTTTACCaattaaactattttgaaaTGCTCAGCCATCATATtgttaaataatgtttttgatttttggggtGTCACTTTCATGCTTGTGTGTAATAGTTTGAACAAAAACATGGTACTTGTTGGTAGCATTAcaatttgatgaaaaacaaaaatcatatacaAGTTCAAGTTAAGCTTTGATAAATTTCTGAAAGTGCTGAACTAATTGGGGTTCAGAGTTGTCCTATCTTCATAGAAAGATTGTTATATGttgtaatgttttttatttgagtattcacaaaaaaaaatgttttgatttgaGTTCCAATAAAAATTCCATCAGATTTGAGTTCTAATGATTGTCATATTTGTCAATTTATGAACACTTAAGGGCGTGAAAGACAAAAACCAAGCTGCAACATCTTTGGTACTTCGTGCGAATAGATGTGGCAATCTTGGTCGAAGAGACctcttttaaaattcataattcctAGGAAATTCTTGTCTAAGTAATATTAAACTAAATGGCTAGAAGCATTACAGCGCAGCCAAGCAGGGACTTCCAATTtggtataataaaaaaattaaacaaatgtaAATGCTCAGAAGAGCCAAGTTTGCCGTCCAGCATATAATGCAAAACCActgtttgtatttgtttttaataaccAACCTGCACAGCTAGTGCAAATATATAGACAAGAGAGAAGAATACAAAGGGGGTGGTAGGGTGTGACctgtgaattaaaaaaaattcgttATCTGTGCATAAATTCCTAATAAAGAAATTTAAGTGAAAACAAAACGTGACATCAAAGTGCTATTGACACCTATGATGATGACTATAtaagtttatatattaatataaaaatgctAAATTTGTTTTAAGCTGTACTGAACAATTGTTTTGTTGAGaaggatcaaattcaaaacaaacgAAATTTGTGTACTTATTCATTTGCATGAAGTAAATCAAATACTACAAGAGAGAAAGGAGGAAAACTGGATCACCAACTACTAATGAATGGCATCTTAATTCTCAAGAGTTGGTTGGGTTCTAAGCATTGAAGCTGATGGCAATTTAGTTTCTCCTATCCAAAATGTATCAAAAAGCTCACCCCCTTCTGAATTTCTCTccatttttcttattcttctcttcttggCCTCCTTAACTAAAGCTAGCAAGATCAAAACCAATATGACCAACCCAACAAAACCTATTACAAATCCCAACACCCACCATTTGGTAAATCTCTTGCTATGGCTCCGGGAATTAGGTTCTTTTGGGGAAGGAAATGATGGAACTACAAGAGTGTAGTGCCCTTGGCTATATACTTCACAGACATATGGCTCAGTCATGTTTTTGAATTTCACCAACTCACCAGCACTGAACTCGGCACAAATTGGTGTGTCATTTTTCCCATGTTGACCAACATGCGGAAACCGAATTCTGATGGGGTCACCATGGGTGGTAAAGTTAATCTTCTCATCTACCAATACTTTTTCTGAAGAATTGTAAGCCATAACACCAAAAACTGGAGCCACTATTGTGTAGTTAGGCACATTGAAATAATGAGAAGACCAATTGCCCAAGTTTTCAAACAAAATAGTTATTCTCTTCTCATTAGGCTGCGGTAGAATCCGCGGCGGAAGACTGAAGAAACTATAATTCATTCCTCTTGACCATAAAGAGAATCTGTGCAATCTAACAACTGAAACTTCCATGCCTGTGAAGTTAGAAGGAAGGGAAACATTGTATACAACACCTGTTCTAGGCCTTTCTGTCTCTTTGTTTGCTTGTTTGCAAAGAAAGTCATCTAATGATTCATGGTCGTAATAAGACTGTGAGCCACCTACCAAACATGACAAAAACAAAGACAATGTTAACAATGTAACTTGCCACCATCtatggagccccatgaatgtcaccCCAGAAGTCTTCTTCTGTCTCTAGTGCTGAATTCTTCAATGGCTTTCATGGAAATCCATGGATGAACCAAACCCATTGAAGCTTCTATCATGCAGTAATATTTCCACTAATCATCAGTGGAAGGACAAGTTTTCTCACTACAGGCACAAACtatgatttttttccttctgaTTTGATTATAGAGAGAGacaaatattaatgaaatgaaACTCACAATCAGAATCCTTCCCTAACCAAGTACTATGGCAGACTTTGGTTGAGAAGGTATATATAAGAGATCAGAATCTCCTTGAAACACTTGGCTTTATTTCTCTTCCCTCTTCCTACAATGAGAGTTTCTTATAACACAGATGAAGAATACTATAAAGATTCCTTAATAATGATGTATTGAAGTGGTTGAGAAGTTAAACCTGTACCACCTTATACAAATGATTAGGTTCCCAAAGGGGAAGAGAACAAGGGTCTGAATTCTTCAACTCTTGTTATGTATGTGGAGATTCTATTGGAGTTTCTTGTGCCTAGAAATGAGGTGTATGTGGCTGTGGGGAAATTAATGAGGCGATGAAATATGAGTTAAGATGTTGTATTGTAATGACATTGGTCAGCAAATGAAAAGGGGCATGGAACCTTTCAGAGTTGGTGATGCCTAATGGGGtggtgttaattttgttattcaatGCCTGTCATTATTTATTAGATTCTTCAACGACAAGGGTATTTTTTTAGGTCCATATTTTTGGTCCGTTCTTGCATTCTATTTAGAGTTTTTGGTCAAGggataaagggaaaaaaaatgagttggTAATCAACTGTGCCAACGAGGACTTAGTTGGAGCAATCCCATACAATACAAGGGGTGGAAGTCATGCATCCCCAATGCCTATTTTAGGCAAATGATTCGTTGGGGTGGCAATTTAGTTGGTGAGTTTTAAATGATAAGTTAATTTTGTTGTCATTTGTCAATGTGTAATTAGTGTGGTGAGGTTGAACTTgtacaaaactattttttaaaaaaatgtttttgcaaAATTCTTATATTAAACTCTCcaattttaccttaaaaaaaaactccaatTTCTAGAATGGTTTAATATTTAAGACAGCATGTAAGGACGAATTAGAATTATGACGTAATATTGCATCTTGGATCCACTTTTTTCATGTCAAATTATGTAAAAGACATTACATGTTTGATTTCCTATTAAAAAAGAGttcaaattgattttagatCTTGAATTgattctaaatttaaataattttaaatgatttttgtgttggataaaaaaatattatactaaattttataataaaaaaatttagacatAAATCACcttatttcaaaatcaattttataaattaatttcattcaaaaatGATTTTACCAACTCTCATTCAAACATGTTCTGCATCGTATGTTTGGATCTGAGTCCAATATTCACCTTTAAAAGCAAATCCGCACCAAAATTGATGAAACGTCGAAGATGCAAGAAaggaactaaaataattttgcattcagacaacaaaatttcattttttttttacaaaattccaTTTGCAGATTTGCCCCATGTAAACCCATGTCTAAGGAAGGAAAATGTCAAAATCCAAACATGCTACACTATTTAGAGAAGagattttgacaaaaataaactaTAGGTTAAAGGTttcagttttaaatttaaatttttaaattttaacaaaagaaGCACACTTACAGATTAtgctctttaaaataaaatgccaGAACCACCAATCTTGTCAATCCAAAGAGGAAGTCTACATTCTACAGATGACATAGGCCGTTCGAACTCCAAGTCACATCCAGCTCACGTATAAAAACTTTGTTAATGTGATCTAAGAATGGTTTCATTTGTGTACAGCCACTAATAGTAAATACTACTAGTATTTGATAAGTTATTTAATATAGTAGGCTACACTTTTTTCTCTGTATAAATACTTAAATTACACAGCCTTTCCTTTACACTCACCTTTACCGGAGTTGTGAGGAAGgtaaataagataattttaagTCCTAAAATCGATGACAGTGTACAAAATTTACTGTTGATGACATTCAAAGTTGTTATATTAAGATTTTGAAGTTAAAGGGGAAGAACCTGTAATTTAGTCATCTATCATATCAAGGAGGAGAGTATACTTtagcttaaattttattttatcaaaaaacaatttaatagtTGGTTTATATCAGAGAAAAGCACAGGTCAGAACCAATCCGATTATTTTGATCTAATTACCTTATTGCAAGGTGATCTTTCAATCTATCATGGTCAAGACACAGAAGCAATTGGTCCGATATATGATATTTCCGTGTTCTATACTCATATATGACTTAAATTTCTTATACAGTGAGGAAGTGAAAGGATAATGGTTTCCATTCAGAGCCATATACATAAAATTTGctacattatttttaacaatGAAATGGGTTCATTACAGGGGCAATACAGGTTGAGAGGAATTCTATTCTACTCCAAGGGATACATATGACTCTTATACAGGGGATAACagcacaacaaaaacaaatggtGCTCAGAAGATAAACTTGACTTGATACCTGCTAACACCACTCTATTCAGTTCcagtaattttcttcttcagTGATTCAATGTCTGTAGCTAGCTCCTTCCTGCTAGACTGTATAGAAagaaatacatataaattaCTTATAAGATGTACACCGAATAAGGCATGTGTTGTGGAAGTAGAAAAGGGTAAGTGGATCCCATGGAACAAAAGAAGTGATCattcaatacaaaaatattGACACCAATGTAATCTCAAAGCTTGATATACACAAAACCACCACTTATGTCCATAcaacaaaacatgttagattctaaaatctaaaatagTAAAGTATTGGTGATGTATTTTACTTACCTTAAACAGAAGGTATCGGTAGACAAACCATCCAGTGTATCCAAGCCCTACCAACTCCATAATCTTTGGAAGCTGAAACGTAAATAAGATAATTTCAGATTGGTTAGCCAAGCTTTATATAAAAACCCaagcatataatataatatggtAGAAGTGAATTATATTCACCAGGAGTGATGGCTTACCAAGGGAACTGAGTTGATGGCGCTCACAAGAATTGACGATAGCCAAATAGCAACTATAGCCCCTCCACCATAAAGAAGTACTGTGGACTTGTTTTCAAGAGCATCCCACTGATAATGATAAATGGAGGATATTATTTCCACTTAGTTAAAACTTAACATACTGTTTGGTTGGAGGGGAGGGGAATGGAtagtaaatagggggagaaaatCCCTCCCCTCCTTTGAACCAGTCAGTATGTAAACGAAGGATTGGCAAAGAGGAAACTAGAATTGCAAGATCGAGGATTTGCTAAAACGAAGTTCAGGATAAACCAAATTGTTGAAATCAGTCAAGTAGTAAACTTCTTGCCTTTTCCTTCAAATCTGTGAACACCTCATTGGCATCTACTGAGGATGATTCCTCTGAAGAAGCTCTGGTCTGAAGCAGAGAAGATTTTCGGGACACTGAAAAAGTGGAAATAGAAGAAAACGACTAAAcgatgaataaataaataaaaacatataaaaagcaATATGACTAAGCTCAATAAATAGAACATTGAAAATGCAACAAACAGTAAAATATTACTACTCAGGGACACACTAAAACTACAGATACAGAAGGCTTAACCAAGTGTACAACTTCAAGACTCTTAGACAAGTATTAAATGTGGTGAGCATTAATAGCTCCATTCACATAGCAGAAACTAGCTTAATTTTCTGGATTAAACTTTGGACTTGGCAAAGTGTATCCACCCCATAAGATGTTTACCAccctcaattttaaaattcaaaagtgTTTTCAGTTACCCCACAAGACAATGAGCACCACCTTGGACATAAGTTCTAATTGGATAAACTTCCTAATAAgcacttataggagaagaaaataagaaagtaaaatgaattaagttaCCACTCCTCACTTGATATCTCTGTAGTTTTCTGTTTCTGGGCTCAAGcccctttgtttttttaaagaaaaaaagtttctcacataagttaaaattagcctATACATCAATTAAAACCAGCTTTTGAATAAGTTAAATGACAGCGCTTCTGTATAAGCTTAAGtgtataaagttaattttagcttatgggAGAAAATTAGTTTTaccttatttttttcaataaaagctTTAGTCGAGATGATCAAAACATGGAATAAGTTCAAACTTGAAACAAGGTACAAGACAATCCTACCTCTCATTTAATCCTCTCTTCCACTTTAGAAATGTAAGAGtaaacttcaaataaataaaggagaaaaaattatataagaggAAACTAGGGGGGAGAGACATACATTATTCCATGAATGAAACAAGATATAAGAGTTGGACAGCAGCTTATTAGTGCTGGAAGgcctcaaattaaaaatataacaatgttAATAACAATCATACTATCTATGACAAAATAATAAAGCAATTAGTTTGACATGTTTGGTTGAGCTTATTCATAAACACTTCTAggagaagaaaagaatgaaatgaGCTTCTCCATAAGCTAAAAGTTTAGCTTATGCAATggagaaactcatttttttcttctcctagaACCGTTTCTGGGGATGTTTATCCAAATAGGctcttcatatttatttttttttctttttcattttcctgaGGCATTTCGGCCGAAAGCGATCTTTGCCGGTCTGAAACTAAAATTTGACATCTCTCCCAACAAGAATTTGAACGTGGTTCACCACTTGATTGAAGACTAACCTCTAGACTCAACTCCATTAGTAACTCAAACCAAAATCTAATCGAAAATTTTACACCCCATTGTTTAGAGTCACCAAAGTTTAACACCTTTTAATGTCTTAATTTAAGAGGAATGGAAAATtcgaagattttttttttatccataggaATTAACGCACCCAACTTAACCACAAAATGTATGCTAATTTGAAGATTAAAACCCCAAGGAAAATGAAATATAGAAAAAGAACAGAAtgcatattaatttataataattcaaaattagaattttttttaaaattgaaattttcaaacatgcaaaataacaaacaaggaaaaagagaaagaaggaaatGAAAGAGTACCTGAAAAGTTGTTGAGGGAAGGTGAGAACAAAGTGGTTTTGGTGTTGGAGACGCGAGGAGGGAGAGAAGGCAAAGCAGAGCAGCGGGTAACGTTGGTGGTGGTCGGAATCCTAGGTGGGAGTAGCACCGTCACTGCCGCCGCCGCtgccatttttttattattatgaaaatgtgACGCGTATCACTCTATCTATCCCCAAACCAAAAAATTTGGAACTTTGGTTGGTTTTCCTATACTCCCTTCAAATTCAatagatatttatttaattgtttttagagaaaaaaataaaaatagaaggaCATGTTGTTTACATTGACTTGTTATCCACTACCATGAGACAATCTAGGACACCGATTCCAACGACTTGACACGTGGAAGAACTTCACTCCCTCATTGGCCACTTCCCTATCTTCAAAATCCACATCCCATTAGCGTATCTACTACTTCTACAGTTCTACGTCACTTACACTCTGACAGGGCATTCATGGGTTTGGCCACTTTTGAACCCGACCCAATTCAACTAAACACAAAAGCACAATGTagaattgaaaaaggaaaatcaatAAACTGTTTTTGTTTAAAGTATATGTTTCgtaaacaattttcaaaactttCATAAATTTTGAATGAGAAATGTTAAATAGTCTAAGATTATCTTAGAAAACaatcttttgaaataaaaaaatgagaatggaATCAAACATGTGCTTAATCTACATCCATCACtttgatttttctgtttttaaaagtactattttcaaaacaatcttcagaatttaataaattttggatGAGAACCACAATGGTCAGTCAGATTTTTTTATACAGATTAACGACAAAAATCGTActctataataataaaataattttaaaaatactaattattttaaaaaacagtttCTAAAACCAAAATTGAGGAGGAAATTAAA
This region of Glycine max cultivar Williams 82 chromosome 7, Glycine_max_v4.0, whole genome shotgun sequence genomic DNA includes:
- the LOC106799423 gene encoding uncharacterized protein, whose amino-acid sequence is MGLHRWWQVTLLTLSLFLSCLVGGSQSYYDHESLDDFLCKQANKETERPRTGVVYNVSLPSNFTGMEVSVVRLHRFSLWSRGMNYSFFSLPPRILPQPNEKRITILFENLGNWSSHYFNVPNYTIVAPVFGVMAYNSSEKVLVDEKINFTTHGDPIRIRFPHVGQHGKNDTPICAEFSAGELVKFKNMTEPYVCEVYSQGHYTLVVPSFPSPKEPNSRSHSKRFTKWWVLGFVIGFVGLVILVLILLALVKEAKKRRIRKMERNSEGGELFDTFWIGETKLPSASMLRTQPTLEN
- the LOC100775514 gene encoding GDSL esterase/lipase, coding for MMGTLKVSNSSLYIFSKFLVICMVMISSLVDSSYSLCDFEAIFNFGDSNSDTGGFHTSFPAQPGPYGMTYFKKPVGRASDGRLIVDFLAQGLGLPYLSPYLQSIGSDYTHGVNFASSASTVIPPTTSFFVSGLSPFSLSVQLRQMEQFKAKVDEFHQPGTRISSGTKIPSPDIFGKALYTFYIGQNDFTSKIAATGGIDAVRGTLPHIVLQINAAIKELYAQGGRRFMVFNLGPVGCYPGYLVELPHATSDYDEFGCMASYNNAVNDYNKLLKYTLSLTRESLVDASLIYVDTNSALLELFHHPTFYGLKYSTRTCCGYGGGVYNFNPKILCGHMLASACDEPHSYVSWDGIHFTEAANKIVAHAILNGSLFDPPFPLHEHCDLQPIG
- the LOC100305578 gene encoding CAAD domain-containing protein; the encoded protein is MAAAAAVTVLLPPRIPTTTNVTRCSALPSLPPRVSNTKTTLFSPSLNNFSVSRKSSLLQTRASSEESSSVDANEVFTDLKEKWDALENKSTVLLYGGGAIVAIWLSSILVSAINSVPLLPKIMELVGLGYTGWFVYRYLLFKSSRKELATDIESLKKKITGTE